The genomic region aaaagaaaaaactACCATACACAATAAACCTAAATAACGATAATAAAACGTATCATCATGAATccataaataataaaaatcatATGCTCTTATGGGATTACAAAGAATTcgaaaatataaaaaatatgatcaatgatgaaaaagatGAGGAAGATTGTACGCCTTTAGCACATAGtataaaaattacaaaaatttatgataatataaatatggaTGAGTACAACGTAAGAAATGAAAATCAAgaatataaagataatgTAACTAATTATAAAGAGTTTAAAGATGGTAACTTTGAGTGTTATGATGTCAACGAATCGGTGCTTGTGCGGGATATTCACATggaacaaaataataatgtggaacaaaataataatgtggaacaaaataataatgtggaacaaaataataatgtggaaaaaaataataatgtggaacaaaataataatgtggaaaaaaataataatatggaaaaaaataataatatggaaaaaaataataatatggaaaaaaataataataatgatgataataatagtatcatagaaaaaggaaaagagAATATAGAAAGTATTCAATATGATATAAACTGTTCACAGAATGACATACAGTATAATATGGcatataaagataaatcattattattatgtgaGCAGAGGGACATGGACAAGGggaataaaaaagaagacaatacaattaaaatggatgatataaatttttcaGTCGATATGGATTGTTCCCCCATGTTAAAATATAGGAAAAgaaattatgataataagaATGACGATGGTTATGTTAAGAATAACGATGGTTATGTTAAGAATAACGATGGTTATGTTAAGAACGACGATggttataataataatgggGAGTACCTTCATTGTAGCGACAATAACCTTAGTGCACATAAGTATAACAGTGTAAGTAGGAGAAGGAGACGGGTAGATAGAAATAAGGAGAGCAATGAAAAAGAGAAACGGGTTTATAGAAACGATATCATGGAACTTGAAAATGTAGATGTGATGCTTCTAGAGCGtataaaaaacaattatAAGATGCTTATTAGAAATGATAACgagaataaaaaaaaaaaaaaaaaaaacaatgGAACGGTAACAATATTGGACGATGTAGATAATGTGTATgatgttaataataatgataataataatgataatgtagataataataatgataatatagataacaataataataataacaataataataacaataataataacaataataataacaataataataataatgttgaAAGTCATAGCAATAACCATAGCAATAACCATAGCAATAACCATAACAATAACAATAACAATAACcataacaataataataacaataacaataacaataataataatagtaataataacgAAAGGGGTAGTACAAAAATAGAAAAGAGTCgtaaaaacaaaataacgttttttaataaatacaGTAAATTActtaataatgataatgtagataagaaaaaaagcAAATATATGCTTACTACCgaatcattatataataataattttaatattttagatataaaagtaaataCTCATTTTGCCCATAATTACcatatatctttatttttcttttgtaaatatacttcatataatttatatttacatccattaaataaaaatgaacatataGTATCTTATGTTATTTTAAATTCAAAGAATGAAGTGCTTACAGATAATGGGAATTCTTTTGTATTAAGATATTTATTGTCATTcttaacaaataaaatatctaGTTTAAGAAAATGTTATGCTAATgctttatataattcttatttattacaGATACCTATACGTATATTTAGacataataatttagaaaataaatatagtCCACATTATGGTATTAGATATGatggtatatataaaattattaatgCTTTTACTATAAATGATTATTCAACTCCTGAATATAAAAgagatatattatatgtatttaaaaGATTATATGTTGATAAATGCTTTATACCAAATATTAATCCTAAAATTCTTGATGATGAAGCTAAAGctgaaagaaaaaaaaattttatagaaaaaaattctgTTTCTATTAATGTTATGAtgaataaagaaataatcATGACATTACGAATAccttatttaaaaaattataaatcTACTACTTTTACAAATtttaatcatatatataaatttatcaaaaaaaaatgtatcCAAAAAAATATCGCCATGCCATGGATTCATTCTGAGGTTACTCTATATGAAACTTGTATGgaacatattaaaaaagctgaagaaaaaaaaaaaggaaattttttaaataacacaaaaaggaataatataaaaactaatgtaaataatacaaatgatgtatataatgaaaaCATGAAGAATTGTGTTGATGATGCATTCAAGGATTGTATACAAGCGATAAATGTTGACAAGTCTGTACAACAAATTAATGACGTTAGTTTTGATATGAATGATGggaattataaaatgaaggatataaaaaaaaaggacTGTTCTGGTGTTTATGAGAATATGTTTCCtccaaaaaataataataaaattaatattaatggTAAAAGCAATATGAATAGTACCCATTTTGgtagtagtaataataataattgtcataattataaaagatTGGGAGATGCCAATTTTCCATATTGGTGTCTAGGAAAATATCTGCCATTTGTATTAGTTCTAGAAACGTTAAATTTTGAAAAAGaaatcaatatatataaaggtATAAGAACCAAAAATTTGAAGAACCTCAAAATAtctataataaaaacagAAATCCCGATAAATTGTGAGATGGCTAAAAGACCAGctcatttatttataccTATAAAAAGTAAAGAAGCAATATCAGCTTATatagaattaaaaaaaccATATGATAATGATTGGAACCCATATGAAGATTTATCTGGTGGTAAAGAGATTTTTAAGATTCCCGTTGAAAATGTTGTAGACGAATCATTACCTCCTATGAATTTTACTTATGTTAATAAaactatatttttttcacGATTGCCTCCTTATAATTTATTGCCTTTATGTTCTGGTTGTGCTCCccataattataataaaaaggaatatgTAGATCTTTATATTAATGGATATTGTAAAGGTGTAAGacataaaaaaacaaatagAATATATTGTGATGGAAATAAGAATTATGATATTAATGATTTTAATGTCTTAGCTGCCTGTTCTGGTAATTGTTTATGTGATCCTTTAAAATGTACAAATAAATTTCCCGAAGGATTACATTATCCTATAAAAGTTGTAAAAACAAAAGATATTGGATGGGATATAGTCTCttgttcatttattaaGGCGAATTCATTAATTATGCATTATGTAGGAGAAATAACTACAAGAAAAGAAATGATATCTAGAGAACAtgaatatgataaaaaagggtattttaattattttattgaaACAGCTGAAGTTGATGAAACATATCCAGATGATTGGAAAATACCATGTATTGATGCTCTATTCATATCTAATGTTGCTCGTTTCTTAAATCATTCTTGTGAACCTAATGTTAATGTAATTACTATATGGAGAGGTGATAATTATCCATCCGTCGGTATATTTGCATCAAGAGATATACAACCAAATGAACCCTTAAAATATCACTATGgaattaattataaaaatattaagtGCATGTGTGCATCTAAGAAGTGTAAGGGTTACATAGGTTGAAACCacaaaattttatatatatcgCCCATACATACAAACTAtgcattatatatatataatatatataatatatatatattacattgCACACTGATTTATATGGCAAAATGTGTTATATTGCACAGCGATTTATATGGCAAAGTGCactttttatatgttatatatttttttatttatgtctttgaatttttttttttttttttttttatatcatatcAAAGATATGTTAAACAGGAATATATTCCTTATATAtcttaaatattttcatcttttttttcttgtatcttttttttttttttttttttttttttttttttttaaaaaataaataaaaaatttataaaattttaaaatttaaataaaaaatataaaaaaactttttaaaaaaaaaaaaaaaaaaaaaaaaatataaatatatataaattaattNNNNNNNNNNNNNNNNNNNNNNNNNNNNNNNNNNNNNNNNNNNNNNNNNNNNNNNNNNNNNNNNNNNNNNNNNNNNNNNNNNNNNNNNNNNNNNNNNNNNttttttttttttttttccttcttATTTTTCATGTTTTATAACTCTTCGGATGTTCCGTCTTCAAATTCAGGTACACCGTCTATTGATATTGGCGTGTTGGTTGCGTGTTTATTCAAGAAATCTACAAAACCTTTAAGTGATCTCTCCCCTTCATATGGCAAAGGTATTTTAGAACCAGCCTTAACAAAGAAGATGGTTGGGAATCCAGACCATTCGAAATCTTTTATTGGTGTTTCATTTAATGTACCATCCATTTTTGCTACAATAATTgaatcatatttttttaattttcttcCTAAGTCTTCATAAACAGGTTCTAATTTTTTACAGTGACCACACCAGGGTGCATATATTTCAATGAGTACATCTTTACCACTTTTTAAGACAACATCTACAAAAGAATTCCCAACAACTATTTTGACAGGTGcatttttatcatcttcTGGTATGGGTTCTGATTTTAGAgatttttcaatttttcCAGCTTCTACATCTTTAAAGAAATTGATTATAGCATTATGGTTTAATAAAGATTCTTTTGGGttctttaataaatatCTTCCTTCATTTGATTGGAAAGCTAAACCTGGGAATTCTGTTAAGCCTAATGATGCTTTAGCATGTTCAGCATATTCTGGTATATTTAAGAGTACGAAATGTGTTTTTTGTCTTAATTCTTGTGCAGCTAATCTTACATGTTCTTTAATTTCGTTATATTGTTCATTGGTAGCACATACCCATACTAATTCTTTTGGACTTTCAGCATAGAATCTATAATTTTCTGTATTAATTTCTCCAAATAATGGAAATGATTCAGATGTAACAAATTCTT from Plasmodium reichenowi strain SY57 chromosome 8, whole genome shotgun sequence harbors:
- a CDS encoding protein disulfide isomerase, putative; the encoded protein is MNRKYFSSLFLFLISFVFESFVRSHGDLFNEFVTDIHDGELDKFITKNDIVLVMFYAPWCGHCKRLIPEYNEAANMLNEKKSEIKLASIDATSENALAQEYGITGYPTLILFNKKNKINYGGGRTAQSIVDWLLQMTGPVFSHVEGNIEDVLKEKKINVAFYLEYTSEDNDLYKKFNEVGDKNREIAKYFVKKNDKHNKLFCYRTDEKKVEYDEKTPLEEFVTSESFPLFGEINTENYRFYAESPKELVWVCATNEQYNEIKEHVRLAAQELRQKTHFVLLNIPEYAEHAKASLGLTEFPGLAFQSNEGRYLLKNPKESLLNHNAIINFFKDVEAGKIEKSLKSEPIPEDDKNAPVKIVVGNSFVDVVLKSGKDVLIEIYAPWCGHCKKLEPVYEDLGRKLKKYDSIIVAKMDGTLNETPIKDFEWSGFPTIFFVKAGSKIPLPYEGERSLKGFVDFLNKHATNTPISIDGVPEFEDGTSEEL
- a CDS encoding SET domain protein, putative; translated protein: MLNDMNDKKDGIRNRNYKKNKKDEERNIRKYSNDNNKVVNNMKDIYNNNNDNNSINKSVIYCGNNLKRNEEKKIFERNKFGQFIKKSNSPSLKDTNIKSNNNKNMKNTNNNNEENNNNNTNNTLSNKEKIKVLIDKMKKIQNKKEVNKTLDKPMYIRNFQDEKKVSTNNNAYKLKRNGDPRSYGDIKNGDNLKNGDNLKNGDNLKNGDNLKNGDNLKNGDKIKNGDNLKNGDKIKNGDNLNNNGDSKNTRDAEIIECLKNNREPRSNVENETNEIPNSNGKLTKNRDSKNNEKLKMNDDYRRNNDGNISDYNKNNTGKKNNNNNNNNNNNNNMNRSNNVVRSSEDSISCDTINKSDCKNKVEENSSANANESNKKEDEGDNNKMEDGYLINKDKDEKEGENLSVPKESNNETYYRISRRERCRNLKKEDNLKIINDEYNSVSQFLKEGRKRSVRERSNLRNYNYINVNNNIKDDDFVDETNNGSSIIKMNEGKKTILRTGVRHRRRNPRKRGRRCSSVRNNKNNMNSVTRSNYDMSEGDNYEKGRKFLYDNSSNYNELDPLNSKFSNIKISKNFFLKMNDDEDEEDEDGVRDDDKTSKNSSYSFGFNERNIEKKIIILEQKDGIYEINENYLKYENKKDDVDENKKDDVDENKKDDVDENKKDDVDENKKDDVDENKKDDVDENKKDNIDEDLENNESSCKCLKLNDVTNNNDNKNICNDNKNICDDNKNICDDNKNICDDNKNICDDNKNICDDNKNICDDNKNICDDNNIGNHSNGEMKEVNIMYPINNEISIRKKRILNNDEILILINLLRDVNINRFNIKHVMTSKDCMYEKFMLYNLFSYNITCLKSSLKMMYAYCLFKNLKLFYQIQYKNMNMTEKSIPNYKIKNNLLDTHCIILSMFENYYENVSKQKISITDFINSFYLNIHNINLGKKKVQPNKSYENIVLPEKDNRKITSMYTNKSLLYSNYMNKDLDIHMDNKSYKLNDINMENYRSVNKNNKSNKICKKELTSCISNISTVPNNNKNVHTIHKDVYRNIYTDQNAYHVHNYKDITNQHEKNYIKKKDNIENSIYDDNKMYLGGNEKTPCVKHIHINKNYEQTYDNYDDTNGYNNDKKNDDNKMNDNNKINEDNKINEDNKINDNNKINDNNKKNEDNKINEDNKINDNNKINDNNKINDNNKINDNNNNNNNKEEYNNPNHLFLNNESRKRKYFTNILPYKNKKKKLPYTINLNNDNKTYHHESINNKNHMLLWDYKEFENIKNMINDEKDEEDCTPLAHSIKITKIYDNINMDEYNVRNENQEYKDNVTNYKEFKDGNFECYDVNESVLVRDIHMEQNNNVEQNNNVEQNNNVEQNNNVEKNNNVEQNNNVEKNNNMEKNNNMEKNNNMEKNNNNDDNNSIIEKGKENIESIQYDINCSQNDIQYNMAYKDKSLLLCEQRDMDKGNKKEDNTIKMDDINFSVDMDCSPMLKYRKRNYDNKNDDGYVKNNDGYVKNNDGYVKNDDGYNNNGEYLHCSDNNLSAHKYNSVSRRRRRVDRNKESNEKEKRVYRNDIMELENVDVMLLERIKNNYKMLIRNDNENKKKKKKNNGTVTILDDVDNVYDVNNNDNNNDNVDNNNDNIDNNNNNNNNNNNNNNNNNNNNNNNVESHSNNHSNNHSNNHNNNNNNNHNNNNNNNNNNNNNSNNNERGSTKIEKSRKNKITFFNKYSKLLNNDNVDKKKSKYMLTTESLYNNNFNILDIKVNTHFAHNYHISLFFFCKYTSYNLYLHPLNKNEHIVSYVILNSKNEVLTDNGNSFVLRYLLSFLTNKISSLRKCYANALYNSYLLQIPIRIFRHNNLENKYSPHYGIRYDGIYKIINAFTINDYSTPEYKRDILYVFKRLYVDKCFIPNINPKILDDEAKAERKKNFIEKNSVSINVMMNKEIIMTLRIPYLKNYKSTTFTNFNHIYKFIKKKCIQKNIAMPWIHSEVTLYETCMEHIKKAEEKKKGNFLNNTKRNNIKTNVNNTNDVYNENMKNCVDDAFKDCIQAINVDKSVQQINDVSFDMNDGNYKMKDIKKKDCSGVYENMFPPKNNNKININGKSNMNSTHFGSSNNNNCHNYKRLGDANFPYWCLGKYLPFVLVLETLNFEKEINIYKGIRTKNLKNLKISIIKTEIPINCEMAKRPAHLFIPIKSKEAISAYIELKKPYDNDWNPYEDLSGGKEIFKIPVENVVDESLPPMNFTYVNKTIFFSRLPPYNLLPLCSGCAPHNYNKKEYVDLYINGYCKGVRHKKTNRIYCDGNKNYDINDFNVLAACSGNCLCDPLKCTNKFPEGLHYPIKVVKTKDIGWDIVSCSFIKANSLIMHYVGEITTRKEMISREHEYDKKGYFNYFIETAEVDETYPDDWKIPCIDALFISNVARFLNHSCEPNVNVITIWRGDNYPSVGIFASRDIQPNEPLKYHYGINYKNIKCMCASKKCKGYIG